The Miscanthus floridulus cultivar M001 unplaced genomic scaffold, ASM1932011v1 fs_374_3, whole genome shotgun sequence genome includes a region encoding these proteins:
- the LOC136531579 gene encoding protein FAR1-RELATED SEQUENCE 5-like yields the protein MLVISRAYHYSPRPLPDPRPTPWSRLALALSIARRPDPARAVAFTKAATAAAALAWRRAGLPSPALPCSYPSDRCPALSLPLAAAGASSRRRPSRAAAPAPSARATVIASIAAFVESAGFSRTLVALQSKASLKEEMSDDDSLLEYSEIVMKIFGSEDDGFEFYNNYAYEKGFSVRKKYYEWDNGHNERTLWKFVCSYEGFRAEKEVRREIKKRRPRNITCCGCRAQLVITQDPKTEQWYVKDFIDEHNHPMTEPDLACFLRSHRRISDDQKAEIVQLQISRIRKHQIMDIMVRWYGGYDKVGFTSRALYNFCHRNKAETLFGGDARIIISYMIESKHRDPDFFFQYKTDGRGHLMGLLWCDFQCQMDYRAFGDVIVFDGTYKTNRYNLTLVSFVGVNHHKSTILFACGILSHEDTESYVWLLRSFCDAMIQKHPVSMITDGDHAMKKAISIVWPNSSHRLCVWHIEGIARNLHTQDMKDKVRGFLYDRCSIENIERKWIAFLVKEKVIDKDSWLYQMYEMREI from the exons ATGTTGGTCATTTCACGTGCCTATCACTACTCGCCGCGCCCCCTCCCCGATCCGCGCCCGACGCCGTGGTCCCGACTCGCCCTCGCACTCAGCATCGCCCGACGCCCCGACCCTGCACGCGCTGTTGCGTTCACcaaagccgccaccgccgccgccgccctcgcatgGCGCCGCGCCGGCCTACCATCGCCCGCACTGCCCTGCTCTTACCCTAGCGACCGCTGCcctgctctctccctccctctagccGCCGCCGGAGCCTCGTCGCGACGGCGGCCCAGCCGCGCCGCTGCCCCCGCCCCCAGCGCGAGGGCCACGGTGATCGCCTCCATCGCCGCCTTCGTCGAGTCCGCCGGATTCTCACGCACCCTCGTCGCCCTCCAGTCCAAGGCTAGCCTCAAG GAGGAAATGTCGGATGATGATTCTTTGTTGGAGTACAGTGAAATTGTTATGAAGATATTTGGTAGTGAGGACGATGGATTTGAGTTTTATAACAACTACGCTTATGAGAAAGGATTTAGTGTGAGAAAGAAATACTACGAGTGGGACAACGGCCACAATGAGAGGACCCTTTGGAAGTTTGTTTGCAGCTATGAAGGTTTCCGCGCAGAGAAGGAGGTGAGGAGGGAGATCAAGAAGCGGAGGCCGCGGAATATCACTTGTTGTGGATGCCGTGCTCAACTTGTGATTACACAAGATCCGAAGACAGAGCAGTGGTATGTGAAGGATTTCATTGACGAGCACAACCATCCGATGACGGAACCAGACCTTGCTTGCTTTCTACGTTCACATAGAAGAATCAGCGATGATCAGAAAGCAGAGATTGTGCAGCTGCAGATTTCTAGGATCCGCAAACACCAGATAATGGATATTATGGTTAGGTGGTATGGTGGGTATGATAAGGTTGGATTTACATCAAGGGCCCTTTACAATTTCTGCCATCGCAACAAGGCGGAGACACTTTTTGGTGGTGATGCTCGAATAATCATCAGTTACATGATAGAATCGAAACATAGAGATCCTGATTTCTTTTTCCAGTACAAGACTGATGGGAGAGGGCACCTGAtgggactgctctggtgtgacttTCAATGTCAGATGGATTATAGAGCGTTTGGTGATGTCATCGTGTTTGATGGCACGTACAAAACGAATCGATACAACCTGACCCTTGTTTCTTTTGTTGGGGTGAATCACCATAAAAGCACGATTCTTTTTGCCTGTGGAATTCTTTCTCACGAGGATACTGAGTCGTATGTATGGCTGCTTAGGTCATTCTGTGATGCCATGATTCAGAAGCATCCAGTTTCTATGATCACCGATGGAGACCATGCTATGAAGAAAGCAATCAGTATTGTGTGGCCGAATTCATCGCATAGGCTATGCGTATGGCATATTGAGGGCATTGCGCGTAATCTTCACACCCAGGATATGAAGGATAAGGTTAGGGGTTTTCTTTATGATCGTTGCTCCATAGAAAATATTGAGAGGAAATGGATAGCATTCTTGGTGAAGGAGAAAGTTATAGATAAGGACTCGTGGCTGTACCAGATGTATGAGATGAGGGAAATCTAG